One window of Burkholderia cepacia GG4 genomic DNA carries:
- a CDS encoding MarC family protein — MTLTSSDVLLFLTGLLTLFCPPVAIPMYAAVTGHFPDVTQRQIAVRLFAWIAALMVGAVWGGQFLLRMLGLTLGALTLTGGLVLCLWSIPMMRGTANDERSGGDTRLEYAQWRNYIAVPLIFPLSIGSAVMSLVITTATRFHTPADLLTLSAACVLHAGVIGLTYACSASWCRRLGEIGRTLVERLSGIVLTAIAFQMLAQGVRELLPGLAH, encoded by the coding sequence ATGACCCTGACGTCCAGCGACGTGCTGCTGTTCCTGACCGGCCTGCTGACGCTGTTCTGTCCGCCGGTCGCGATCCCGATGTACGCGGCTGTCACCGGGCACTTTCCCGACGTGACACAGCGGCAGATCGCGGTCAGGCTGTTCGCGTGGATCGCGGCGCTGATGGTCGGCGCGGTATGGGGCGGCCAGTTCCTGCTGCGCATGCTCGGCCTCACGCTCGGCGCGCTGACGCTGACGGGCGGCCTGGTGCTGTGCCTGTGGTCGATCCCGATGATGCGCGGCACGGCGAACGACGAACGCAGCGGCGGCGACACGCGGCTCGAGTATGCGCAATGGCGCAATTACATCGCGGTGCCGCTGATCTTCCCGCTGTCGATCGGCAGCGCAGTGATGTCGCTCGTGATCACGACCGCGACGCGCTTTCATACGCCGGCCGACCTGCTGACGCTGAGCGCGGCCTGCGTGCTGCATGCCGGCGTGATCGGGCTCACGTATGCGTGCTCGGCGTCGTGGTGCCGCCGGCTCGGCGAGATCGGCAGGACGCTGGTCGAGCGGCTGTCGGGCATCGTGCTGACCGCGATCGCGTTCCAGATGCTCGCGCAGGGCGTGCGCGAGCTGCTGCCGGGGCTCGCGCATTGA
- a CDS encoding NAD(P)H-dependent oxidoreductase, with protein MKVLIVHAHPEPQSFTTSMLHRAVSTLEAQGHTVTVSDLYAMQWNPVASAADFGVRKNADYLVYALEQRENVAAHAIAPDIAAELDKLAACDLLILSFPLFWCSVPAIMKGWIDRVLVSGKVYGGVRFYDRGGMRGKRALLAYTCGGRDYMFGANGVHGEMDLMLRHVLRGTLGYAGFDVLPSFVGYHVPYIGAAERAAVLARYDDYLAHLDRLEPMAFPTLDDFDGDMRPRERAPQEAAQD; from the coding sequence ATGAAAGTCCTGATCGTTCACGCCCATCCGGAACCGCAGTCGTTCACGACGTCGATGCTGCACCGCGCGGTGAGCACGCTCGAAGCGCAGGGGCATACCGTGACGGTGTCCGACCTGTACGCGATGCAGTGGAACCCGGTCGCGAGCGCGGCCGATTTCGGCGTGCGCAAGAACGCCGACTATCTCGTCTACGCGCTGGAGCAGCGCGAGAACGTCGCCGCGCACGCGATCGCGCCGGACATCGCCGCGGAACTCGACAAGCTGGCCGCGTGCGACCTGCTGATCCTGAGCTTTCCGCTGTTCTGGTGTTCGGTGCCGGCGATCATGAAAGGCTGGATCGACCGCGTGCTCGTGTCGGGCAAGGTGTACGGCGGCGTGCGCTTCTACGATCGCGGCGGGATGCGCGGCAAGCGTGCGCTGCTCGCCTATACGTGTGGCGGCCGCGACTACATGTTCGGCGCAAACGGCGTGCACGGCGAGATGGACCTGATGCTGCGCCACGTGCTGCGCGGCACGCTCGGCTACGCGGGCTTCGACGTGCTGCCGTCGTTCGTCGGCTATCACGTGCCGTATATCGGCGCTGCGGAGCGCGCGGCGGTGCTGGCGCGGTACGACGACTATCTGGCGCACCTCGACCGGCTCGAGCCGATGGCGTTTCCGACGCTCGACGACTTCGACGGCGACATGCGGCCGCGCGAACGCGCGCCGCAGGAAGCCGCGCAGGACTGA
- a CDS encoding ABC transporter permease, which produces MTAGRALVVGVAWAAILFLMLPLLVSVPVSLTPSDYLSMPDGALSLRHYRVLLDDDGWVSSFLQSGLIALVSSALSVTLGTLCAIGLWKVASRRGEFVRGVILFPLIVPPIVSALAFYRLWGELGVLDSYPAAILSHVVLSVPYVVVAVSASLATVGLRIEQASRSLGANVAQTLRYVILPSIKPGVLSAAVFAFILSWDELVVTLFISSRNVYTLPRRMWDGMRENVDPAIASVSTLLLVATCVAIGLSLLRKRAAGSV; this is translated from the coding sequence ATGACCGCAGGACGCGCGCTGGTGGTCGGCGTCGCGTGGGCCGCGATCCTGTTCCTGATGCTGCCGCTGCTCGTGTCGGTGCCCGTGTCGCTGACGCCGAGCGACTACCTGTCGATGCCGGACGGCGCGCTGTCGCTGCGGCACTACCGTGTGCTGCTCGACGACGACGGCTGGGTGTCGAGCTTCCTGCAGAGCGGGCTGATCGCGCTGGTGTCGTCGGCGCTCTCGGTCACGCTCGGCACGCTGTGCGCGATCGGGTTGTGGAAGGTCGCGTCGCGGCGCGGCGAATTCGTGCGCGGCGTGATCCTGTTCCCGCTGATCGTGCCGCCGATCGTGTCGGCGCTTGCGTTCTACCGGCTGTGGGGCGAGCTCGGCGTGCTCGACAGCTATCCGGCCGCGATCCTGTCGCACGTCGTGCTGTCGGTGCCTTACGTGGTGGTGGCCGTGTCCGCGTCGCTCGCGACCGTCGGGCTGCGCATCGAGCAGGCCTCGCGCAGTCTCGGCGCGAACGTCGCGCAGACGCTGCGCTACGTGATCCTGCCGTCGATCAAGCCGGGCGTGCTGTCGGCTGCCGTGTTCGCGTTCATCCTGTCGTGGGACGAACTCGTCGTCACGCTGTTCATCTCGAGCCGGAACGTATACACGCTGCCGCGCCGCATGTGGGACGGGATGCGCGAGAACGTCGATCCGGCGATCGCGTCGGTGTCCACGCTGCTGCTCGTCGCGACCTGCGTCGCGATCGGCCTGTCGCTGCTGCGCAAGCGCGCGGCCGGTTCCGTCTGA
- a CDS encoding ABC transporter permease: MNTLSTPVAGAVPLGRAKADRYWPLVVPLLAVLIVLYVYPLVRVLWLGFTVPEPGLQNYARLLDNHGVHRVLWTTLRVCAVTTVCSVALGYAIAYAMAHVGPRQRMALMFGLLVPFWASVLVRAFSWLFLLGEQGLVNTLLLRIGLIDAPLPLMRNEIGVVIGMIHFMIPYAVLPLYANMKGIDPQLARASQGLGAGALVTFRKVYFPQTRPGIVGAAILVFIFSLGFYVTPVILGGGRTVMIAEYISTQILQLVNWGSGAALASLLLASILAALALLARFVDLRELFGAR, encoded by the coding sequence ATGAATACCCTGTCTACTCCCGTCGCGGGCGCCGTCCCGCTCGGCCGCGCGAAGGCCGACCGCTACTGGCCGCTGGTCGTGCCGCTGCTCGCGGTGCTGATCGTGCTGTACGTCTATCCGCTCGTGCGCGTGCTGTGGCTCGGCTTCACGGTGCCGGAGCCCGGCCTGCAAAACTATGCGCGGCTGCTGGACAACCACGGCGTGCACCGCGTGCTGTGGACCACGCTGCGCGTGTGCGCGGTCACGACCGTGTGCTCGGTCGCGCTCGGCTACGCGATTGCCTATGCGATGGCGCACGTCGGCCCGCGCCAGCGGATGGCGCTGATGTTCGGGCTGCTCGTGCCGTTCTGGGCGTCGGTGCTGGTGCGCGCGTTCTCGTGGCTGTTCCTGCTCGGCGAGCAGGGGCTCGTCAACACGCTGCTGCTGCGCATCGGGCTGATCGACGCGCCGCTGCCGCTGATGCGCAACGAGATCGGCGTCGTGATCGGGATGATCCACTTCATGATTCCGTACGCGGTGCTGCCGCTGTACGCGAACATGAAGGGCATCGACCCGCAGCTCGCGCGTGCGTCGCAGGGGCTTGGCGCGGGTGCGCTCGTCACGTTCCGCAAGGTGTATTTTCCGCAGACGCGGCCGGGCATCGTCGGCGCGGCGATCCTCGTGTTCATCTTCTCGCTCGGGTTCTACGTGACGCCGGTGATCCTCGGCGGCGGCCGCACCGTGATGATCGCCGAATACATCAGCACGCAGATCCTGCAGCTCGTGAACTGGGGCAGCGGGGCGGCGCTCGCGTCGCTGCTGCTGGCGTCTATCCTGGCCGCGCTCGCGCTGCTCGCGCGTTTCGTCGACCTGCGCGAGCTGTTCGGCGCGCGCTGA
- a CDS encoding ABC transporter substrate-binding protein → MTNRYLQDLLDQARDLQPATSQRRRDFLRLCAAAGIAPTLLSLGAKGALAANPKEIVLSAWGGEARSAFRSAYMDPFTKASGIRMGYDSSPEDGKIKAMVENRNVIWDVMDLDGFAAIKLGKQGFLRPIDYSVVGRNALPGLASDFGVPSYLLSYVLVYDARKFGANPPKNWADFWNVGKFPGKRGLWKWMGGALEAALMADGVDKDQVYPIDVPRALKKLKELRSNVLLWDSGADSLQLLRNGEVSMACIWHTRANVIQRESNGRFRYTWEQGLASCDVWGVPKNNPSGDAVWQFIKFVQGVEPQVRLLSLLGNGPVTPAATAAVPQALRADNPGTPENWAKQCKVNPEWWAQHYEATLAQYTDLMSS, encoded by the coding sequence ATGACGAACCGCTATCTGCAGGACCTGCTCGACCAAGCACGCGACCTTCAACCCGCGACCTCGCAGCGTCGCCGCGATTTCCTCCGGCTGTGCGCGGCCGCCGGCATCGCGCCGACGCTGCTGTCGCTGGGGGCGAAGGGTGCGCTGGCCGCGAACCCGAAGGAAATCGTGCTCAGCGCCTGGGGCGGCGAAGCGCGCTCGGCGTTCCGTTCTGCGTACATGGACCCGTTCACGAAGGCGAGCGGGATCCGGATGGGCTACGACTCGTCGCCGGAGGACGGCAAGATCAAGGCGATGGTCGAGAACAGGAACGTGATCTGGGACGTGATGGATCTCGACGGCTTCGCGGCGATCAAGCTCGGCAAGCAGGGCTTCCTGCGGCCGATCGATTATTCGGTCGTCGGCCGCAATGCGCTGCCGGGACTCGCGTCGGACTTCGGCGTGCCGTCGTATCTGCTGAGCTACGTGCTCGTCTACGACGCGCGCAAGTTCGGCGCGAATCCGCCGAAGAACTGGGCCGATTTCTGGAACGTCGGCAAGTTTCCGGGCAAGCGCGGGCTGTGGAAGTGGATGGGCGGCGCACTCGAGGCCGCGCTGATGGCCGATGGCGTCGACAAGGACCAGGTCTATCCGATCGACGTGCCGCGCGCGCTGAAGAAACTGAAGGAACTGCGCTCGAACGTGCTGCTCTGGGATTCGGGCGCGGACAGCCTGCAGCTGCTGCGCAACGGCGAAGTCAGCATGGCGTGCATCTGGCATACGCGTGCGAACGTGATCCAGCGCGAGAGCAACGGCCGGTTCCGCTATACGTGGGAGCAGGGGCTCGCGTCGTGCGACGTATGGGGCGTGCCCAAGAACAACCCGTCGGGCGATGCCGTGTGGCAGTTCATCAAGTTCGTGCAGGGCGTCGAGCCGCAGGTGCGCCTGCTGTCGCTGCTCGGCAACGGGCCGGTGACGCCGGCCGCGACGGCCGCGGTGCCGCAGGCGCTGCGCGCCGACAATCCCGGCACGCCCGAGAACTGGGCGAAGCAGTGCAAGGTGAATCCCGAGTGGTGGGCGCAGCACTACGAAGCGACGCTCGCGCAGTACACCGACCTGATGTCGTCCTGA
- a CDS encoding ABC transporter ATP-binding protein, whose translation MSAVMETSAGVEEGRPGAHPASAGRIASGAGLQIDRVSKRYGSVHALRETTLDIPRGEFLTILGPSGSGKTTLLTIVAGFEHPSTGDLRVGGRSIVALPPEKRNFGMVFQGYALFPHMTVEQNVAYPLMVRKQKGPDAVKRVKAALELVRLGQLADRLPRQLSGGQQQRVAIARALVFDPDLVLLDEPLGALDRKLRGEVQVELKALHERLGATFLFVTHDQEEALSMSDRIAIMRDGRLEQIGTPDGLYEQPANRFVADFLGKSNFIEGVALGGDAAATHYRVGDARFVAPGCGARADEPLLFALRPEKVAVSATSCGGVHNEVPGRIRHWSYFGSSYRFEIETPVLGCMTADVPAWRGLASPRTGMDVFVQWERDATCRITAD comes from the coding sequence ATGAGCGCGGTGATGGAGACGTCGGCAGGTGTGGAGGAGGGAAGGCCCGGTGCGCACCCGGCATCCGCGGGGCGCATCGCGAGCGGTGCGGGGCTGCAGATCGATCGCGTGTCGAAGCGCTACGGCAGCGTGCACGCGCTGCGGGAGACGACGCTCGACATCCCTCGCGGCGAATTCCTGACGATCCTCGGGCCGTCGGGTTCGGGCAAGACGACGCTGCTGACGATCGTCGCGGGCTTCGAGCATCCGAGCACCGGCGACCTGCGCGTCGGCGGCCGCAGCATCGTCGCGTTGCCGCCGGAGAAGCGCAACTTCGGGATGGTGTTTCAGGGCTATGCGCTGTTTCCGCACATGACAGTCGAGCAGAACGTTGCGTATCCGCTGATGGTGCGCAAGCAGAAGGGGCCCGACGCGGTGAAGCGCGTGAAGGCCGCGCTCGAGCTCGTGCGGCTCGGCCAGCTCGCGGATCGCCTGCCGCGCCAGTTGTCGGGCGGCCAGCAGCAGCGCGTCGCGATCGCGCGTGCACTGGTGTTCGATCCCGATCTCGTGCTGCTCGACGAACCGCTCGGCGCGCTCGACCGCAAGCTGCGCGGCGAGGTGCAGGTCGAGCTGAAGGCGCTGCACGAACGGCTCGGCGCGACGTTCCTGTTCGTCACGCACGACCAGGAGGAAGCGCTGTCGATGTCCGACCGGATCGCGATCATGCGCGACGGCCGGCTCGAGCAGATCGGCACGCCGGACGGGCTGTACGAGCAGCCGGCCAACCGCTTCGTCGCCGATTTCCTCGGCAAGAGCAACTTCATCGAAGGCGTTGCGCTCGGCGGCGATGCGGCGGCGACGCATTACCGCGTCGGCGATGCGCGGTTCGTCGCGCCTGGATGCGGCGCGCGGGCCGACGAACCGCTGCTGTTCGCATTGCGCCCGGAGAAGGTCGCCGTGTCGGCGACCTCGTGCGGTGGTGTGCACAACGAAGTGCCTGGCCGCATCCGTCACTGGAGCTACTTCGGTTCGTCGTACCGCTTCGAGATCGAGACGCCGGTGCTCGGCTGCATGACGGCCGACGTGCCCGCGTGGCGCGGGCTCGCGTCGCCGCGCACGGGCATGGACGTGTTCGTGCAGTGGGAACGCGACGCGACGTGCCGGATCACGGCCGACTGA
- a CDS encoding enoyl-CoA hydratase/isomerase family protein → MSIEDIRIERHDGVVTLRLNRPAKRNSLARPHLDFLRETLDALAHDPAVRCVVLTGTGSAFCAGADVDEWAEAERNGELDTYGWTERAHRFVQALAAFPRPTIAALNGSTVGAGTDIGFACDFRIASTAATLRCGYTGMGYSPDMGGSWFLPRVARPDVARRFIFLNERWNAQDALAAGLVSEVVDADDFAQHVAAFAARLAQGPSVAFGHTKALLAQSLTHTLAEQLRGELAAGVACGHSEDGQEALRASVEGRAPHFVGR, encoded by the coding sequence ATGAGCATCGAGGACATCCGAATCGAACGGCACGACGGCGTCGTGACCCTTCGCCTGAACCGCCCGGCGAAACGCAATTCGCTCGCTCGGCCGCATCTCGACTTTCTGCGCGAGACGCTCGACGCGCTCGCGCACGATCCGGCCGTGCGCTGCGTCGTGCTGACCGGCACCGGCAGCGCGTTCTGTGCGGGCGCCGACGTCGATGAATGGGCCGAGGCCGAGCGCAACGGCGAACTCGACACCTACGGGTGGACCGAGCGCGCGCACCGCTTCGTGCAGGCGCTCGCCGCATTTCCGCGCCCCACGATCGCCGCGCTGAACGGCTCGACGGTCGGCGCCGGCACCGACATCGGCTTCGCGTGCGACTTCCGCATCGCCAGCACGGCCGCGACGCTGCGCTGCGGGTATACGGGCATGGGCTACAGCCCCGACATGGGCGGAAGCTGGTTCCTGCCGCGCGTCGCGCGCCCCGACGTCGCACGCCGCTTCATCTTCCTGAACGAACGCTGGAACGCGCAGGACGCGCTCGCGGCCGGGCTCGTGTCCGAAGTCGTCGACGCCGATGATTTCGCACAGCACGTCGCCGCGTTCGCCGCGCGTCTCGCACAGGGGCCGAGCGTCGCGTTCGGCCATACCAAGGCGCTGCTCGCGCAGTCGCTCACGCATACCCTCGCCGAGCAGTTGCGCGGCGAGCTCGCAGCCGGCGTCGCTTGCGGTCACAGCGAGGACGGCCAGGAAGCGCTACGCGCGTCGGTCGAGGGGCGCGCACCTCATTTTGTCGGGAGATGA
- a CDS encoding acyl-CoA dehydrogenase family protein produces the protein MDFSLTHEQEMLVTSLRQFVEKELQPHEFAVDRADDVPPELADSIRRKSLELGFYAFNMPESAGGPGLDYVTQALVERELGRTSWALHVFVARPSKILMACKGDQIERYLKPAVRGERVDCFALTEPGAGSDAMGIRTRAVRDGDDYVINGSKHFISHADTADFVILFAVTGEEEVRGQKRKRVTCFLIDKDTPGMTVRRGPHCTSLRGYHQSEIFLSDCRVSAAQILGEEHRGFELANDWLTAGRVMVAANNIGRAQRAFEMAAEWAATRHQFGKRIGDFQGTSFKLADMQTEIRAAELVTLYTAQKLDQGTMTDGDAALAKLLATETLGRVTDHAVQIYGGMGLMDELPIERFWRDARIERIWEGTSEIQRHILSKEILRRYS, from the coding sequence ATGGATTTTTCGCTGACCCATGAGCAGGAAATGCTGGTGACGTCGCTGCGTCAGTTCGTCGAGAAGGAACTGCAGCCTCATGAATTCGCGGTCGATCGCGCGGACGACGTGCCACCCGAACTCGCCGATTCGATCCGCCGCAAGTCGCTCGAGCTCGGCTTCTACGCGTTCAACATGCCCGAGAGCGCCGGCGGGCCCGGCCTCGACTACGTGACGCAGGCGCTGGTCGAGCGCGAGCTCGGCCGCACGAGCTGGGCGCTGCACGTGTTCGTCGCGCGGCCGAGCAAGATCCTGATGGCGTGCAAGGGCGACCAGATCGAGCGCTACCTGAAGCCGGCCGTGCGCGGCGAGCGCGTCGACTGCTTCGCGCTGACCGAGCCGGGCGCCGGCTCCGACGCGATGGGCATCCGCACGCGTGCGGTGCGCGACGGCGACGACTACGTGATCAACGGTAGCAAGCACTTCATCAGCCACGCGGATACGGCCGACTTCGTGATCCTGTTCGCCGTCACCGGGGAGGAGGAAGTGCGCGGCCAGAAGCGCAAGCGCGTGACCTGCTTCCTGATCGACAAGGACACGCCGGGCATGACCGTGCGGCGCGGCCCGCACTGCACGAGCCTGCGTGGCTACCACCAGTCGGAGATCTTCCTGAGCGACTGCCGCGTGAGCGCCGCGCAGATCCTCGGCGAAGAGCATCGCGGCTTCGAGCTCGCGAACGACTGGCTGACGGCCGGCCGCGTGATGGTCGCCGCGAACAACATCGGCCGCGCGCAGCGCGCGTTCGAGATGGCCGCTGAATGGGCCGCGACGCGTCACCAGTTCGGCAAGCGCATCGGCGATTTCCAGGGCACGTCGTTCAAGCTCGCCGACATGCAGACCGAGATCCGCGCGGCGGAACTCGTCACGCTCTACACCGCGCAGAAGCTCGATCAGGGCACGATGACCGACGGCGACGCCGCGCTCGCAAAGCTGCTGGCGACCGAGACGCTCGGCCGCGTGACCGATCACGCGGTGCAGATCTACGGCGGCATGGGGCTGATGGACGAACTGCCGATCGAGCGCTTCTGGCGCGATGCGCGCATCGAGCGCATCTGGGAAGGTACGTCCGAGATCCAGCGCCACATCCTGTCCAAGGAAATCCTCCGACGCTACAGCTGA
- a CDS encoding acetate--CoA ligase family protein, producing MTSSPAVRDRRAAAAANLRRLLEPASIAFVGGRGIAGAVQRCRDYGYAGDIWLVNPNHAEIDGVRCHASVADLPAAPDAVFVAVPARQAIDVVRALAERGAGGAIVYASGFSETGADGAVLQQALVDAAGDMAVLGPNCYGLINGLNGCALWPVAHGAPRVESGVAVITQSGNLAYNLSMSARSVPFAYLASVGNQASVDIARLVDAFVDEPRIRAIGVHLEGLKDVRAFSEAAARALAHGVPIVALKSGTSTLGAQLAMSHTSSLAGSDALYDALFRRLGVIRVKDPVGLVETLKLLAIAGVPERRTLAALATSGGDAGLVADLGEARGIEFPPVRDAGRDALGNVLPAYATIANPLDFTTTPWGDPGKMRACCDALLADRPGAAAMILDYPQEATGERPLCDIAANAFAASARQHGVVGAVISVFPDLTPPDHAARMAAAGIAPLQGLADGLDAIGAAMTYGDTRRRVLDADALNALPVLRAGNGGDGTATLHDEWASKRMLAAHGLDVPPAECVAPADAPAAAQRLGFPVCVKVVSERLPHKTEAGAVALKLASPEAVAAAVGRMTEQVARYAPDVRVERILVEKMADAPLLELIVGVKREPNFGLALVLGSGGVLVELIRDTATLLLPVRESDVRDALLGLKLGPLLTGYRGRPKADLDAVVANVMAIARFAQAHADTLVELDVNPLLVMERGAVAVDALVRLDA from the coding sequence ATGACCTCCTCTCCCGCAGTCAGGGATCGCCGCGCGGCCGCCGCGGCCAATTTGCGCCGGCTGCTCGAGCCAGCCAGCATCGCGTTCGTCGGCGGACGCGGCATCGCGGGCGCCGTGCAGCGCTGTCGCGATTACGGCTATGCCGGCGACATCTGGCTCGTCAATCCGAACCATGCAGAGATCGACGGCGTGCGCTGCCATGCGAGCGTTGCCGACCTGCCCGCCGCGCCGGACGCCGTGTTCGTCGCGGTGCCTGCGCGCCAGGCGATCGACGTCGTGCGCGCGCTCGCCGAACGCGGCGCCGGCGGTGCGATCGTGTATGCGTCGGGCTTCTCCGAAACCGGCGCCGACGGCGCCGTGCTGCAGCAGGCGCTGGTCGACGCGGCCGGCGACATGGCCGTGCTCGGACCGAATTGCTACGGGCTGATCAACGGGCTGAACGGCTGCGCGCTGTGGCCGGTCGCGCACGGCGCGCCGCGCGTCGAATCGGGCGTCGCGGTGATCACGCAGAGCGGCAACCTCGCGTACAACCTGTCGATGAGCGCACGCTCGGTGCCATTCGCGTACCTGGCCAGCGTCGGCAACCAGGCGTCGGTCGACATCGCGCGGCTCGTCGATGCGTTCGTCGACGAGCCGCGCATCCGCGCGATCGGCGTGCATCTCGAAGGGCTGAAGGACGTGCGCGCGTTCAGCGAGGCCGCCGCCCGCGCACTCGCGCACGGCGTGCCGATCGTCGCGCTGAAGAGCGGCACGTCGACGCTCGGCGCGCAGCTCGCGATGAGCCACACGAGCTCGCTCGCGGGTTCGGACGCGTTGTACGACGCGCTGTTCCGGCGGCTCGGCGTGATCCGCGTGAAGGACCCGGTCGGCCTCGTCGAGACGTTGAAGCTGCTCGCGATCGCCGGCGTTCCCGAGCGCCGCACGCTCGCCGCGCTGGCGACATCCGGCGGCGACGCAGGGCTCGTCGCGGATCTCGGCGAAGCGCGCGGCATCGAATTCCCGCCAGTCCGCGACGCGGGCCGCGACGCGCTCGGCAACGTGCTGCCCGCCTACGCGACGATCGCGAACCCGCTCGATTTCACGACGACGCCGTGGGGCGACCCCGGCAAGATGCGCGCGTGCTGCGACGCGCTCCTGGCCGACCGCCCGGGCGCGGCTGCGATGATCCTCGACTATCCGCAGGAAGCGACCGGCGAGCGGCCGCTGTGCGACATCGCGGCGAACGCATTCGCGGCGTCCGCACGCCAGCACGGCGTGGTCGGCGCGGTGATCTCGGTGTTCCCGGACCTGACGCCGCCCGACCACGCGGCGCGCATGGCCGCGGCCGGCATCGCGCCGCTGCAGGGGCTCGCCGACGGGCTCGACGCGATCGGCGCGGCGATGACCTACGGCGACACGCGGCGCCGCGTGCTCGACGCCGATGCGCTGAACGCGCTGCCGGTGCTGCGGGCCGGCAACGGCGGCGACGGCACCGCGACGCTGCACGACGAATGGGCGAGCAAGCGGATGCTGGCCGCGCACGGGCTCGACGTGCCGCCGGCCGAATGCGTCGCGCCCGCCGATGCGCCAGCCGCCGCACAGCGGCTCGGCTTTCCGGTCTGCGTGAAGGTCGTCAGCGAGCGCCTGCCGCACAAGACCGAGGCCGGCGCGGTCGCGCTGAAGCTCGCGTCGCCCGAGGCCGTCGCCGCGGCGGTCGGGCGGATGACCGAACAGGTCGCCCGTTACGCGCCCGACGTGCGCGTCGAGCGCATCCTCGTCGAGAAAATGGCCGACGCGCCGCTGCTCGAACTGATCGTCGGCGTGAAGCGCGAGCCGAATTTCGGCCTCGCGCTGGTGCTCGGCTCCGGTGGCGTGCTGGTCGAGCTGATCCGCGACACCGCGACGCTGCTGCTGCCGGTGCGCGAAAGCGACGTGCGCGACGCGCTGCTCGGGTTGAAGCTCGGCCCGCTGCTGACCGGCTATCGCGGGCGGCCAAAGGCCGATCTCGACGCGGTGGTCGCGAACGTGATGGCGATCGCGCGCTTCGCGCAGGCACATGCCGATACGCTCGTCGAGCTCGACGTCAATCCGCTGCTCGTGATGGAACGCGGCGCGGTGGCCGTCGATGCGCTGGTGAGGCTCGACGCGTGA
- a CDS encoding FAD-binding oxidoreductase: MSDPSSNGDVVAALRDALGADCVSTGDAIGARHFTNYGEAAGVRPRALLRPRSVDDVSRALAICCAYRQTVVPQGGMTGLAAGAEPGAQDVVLSLERMKGVAEIDADAATVTAWAGTTLQDLQEAVDEAGFALGIDLGARGSCQIGGNVATNAGGNRVIRYGTTREQVLGLEVVLADGTVLSSLNKMLKNNAGYDLRQIFVGSEGTLGVVTRVVLRLHPRLAAPSTALCAVRDTAAALTLLREARAACADLLSFEAMWPAFYGYVCEHTPGMRAPLPADDGVKVLIECASGEAAPTAERFEAVLADWLERELIDDAALAQTAADAQAFWTVREGLAIDNLPGLVNFDVGIPPRETAAFIDACDRALKARWPGAHVFFFGHLGDSNLHVCVSAPYAAGESAHDVDAVLYPLVRDAGGSVSAEHGIGRYKRDWLGCSRSDAEIAAMRRLKHAFDPLGLLNPGKVI; this comes from the coding sequence ATGTCCGATCCATCCTCGAACGGCGACGTCGTCGCCGCGCTGCGCGACGCGCTCGGCGCCGATTGCGTGAGCACCGGCGACGCGATCGGCGCGCGCCATTTCACCAACTACGGCGAAGCAGCCGGCGTGCGGCCGCGCGCGCTGCTGCGCCCACGCAGCGTCGACGACGTGAGCCGCGCGCTCGCGATCTGCTGCGCGTACCGGCAGACCGTCGTGCCGCAGGGCGGGATGACCGGGCTCGCGGCCGGCGCCGAGCCCGGTGCGCAGGACGTCGTGCTGTCGCTCGAACGCATGAAGGGTGTCGCCGAGATCGACGCGGATGCGGCCACCGTCACCGCGTGGGCCGGCACCACCCTGCAGGACCTTCAGGAAGCGGTAGACGAAGCGGGCTTCGCGCTCGGCATCGATCTCGGTGCGCGCGGGTCGTGCCAGATCGGCGGCAACGTCGCGACCAATGCGGGCGGCAATCGTGTGATCCGCTACGGCACGACGCGCGAGCAGGTGCTGGGCCTCGAGGTCGTGCTGGCCGACGGCACCGTGCTGAGTTCGCTGAACAAGATGCTGAAGAACAACGCGGGCTACGACCTGCGGCAGATCTTCGTCGGCAGCGAAGGAACGCTCGGCGTCGTCACGCGGGTCGTGCTGCGGCTGCATCCTCGGCTCGCCGCACCGTCGACCGCGCTGTGCGCGGTGCGCGATACGGCCGCAGCGCTCACGCTGCTGCGCGAGGCGCGCGCCGCGTGTGCGGACTTGCTGAGCTTCGAGGCGATGTGGCCGGCGTTCTACGGCTACGTGTGCGAGCACACGCCCGGCATGCGCGCGCCGCTGCCGGCGGACGACGGCGTCAAGGTGCTGATCGAATGCGCGAGCGGCGAGGCCGCACCGACGGCCGAACGGTTCGAAGCCGTGCTGGCCGACTGGCTCGAGCGCGAATTGATCGACGATGCTGCGCTCGCGCAGACCGCGGCCGACGCACAGGCATTCTGGACGGTGCGAGAAGGGCTTGCGATCGACAATCTGCCTGGCCTCGTCAATTTCGACGTCGGGATTCCGCCGCGCGAGACGGCGGCCTTCATCGACGCGTGCGATCGCGCGCTGAAGGCCCGCTGGCCCGGTGCGCACGTGTTCTTCTTCGGCCACCTCGGCGACAGCAACCTGCACGTGTGCGTGTCGGCACCGTACGCGGCGGGCGAGAGCGCGCACGACGTCGACGCGGTGCTGTATCCGCTCGTGCGCGACGCGGGCGGCTCGGTGTCGGCCGAGCACGGGATCGGCCGCTACAAGCGCGACTGGCTCGGCTGCTCGCGCAGCGACGCCGAGATTGCTGCTATGCGCCGCCTGAAGCACGCGTTCGATCCGCTCGGGCTGCTCAATCCCGGCAAGGTGATCTGA